A genome region from Coturnix japonica isolate 7356 chromosome 13, Coturnix japonica 2.1, whole genome shotgun sequence includes the following:
- the HRH2 gene encoding histamine H2 receptor isoform X2 translates to MMDPCSNLTNPSKTMDFPLQLLVGSCLALLIMFTLCGNIIVCLAVTLDRRLRSLTNCIIVSLAITDLLLALLVLPFSAFYELTSEWPFGSTLCNIYLSLDVMLCTASILNLFIISLDRYFAVTTPLRYQQLVTPSRVAVGLVVIWTVSLMVSFLPIHLGWNTNGTTVQNTTPNCTRECKLEVNSVYGLVDSLLTFYIPLVIMCITYYRIFKIAREQAKRINHTWCCSSNSPMPPMVKEHKATVTLAVVMGAFIVCWFPYFTVFTYRGVWGDSSVKGTPMSIVLWLGYANSALNPILYGTFNRDFRVAYQHLLHCWRTGDPNCSLQKSQPRGRSCGESLDGQEGKCLKLEMRNGKGSLLADGALQSDRAFP, encoded by the exons ATGATGGATCCATGTAGCAACCTCACAAACCCTTCAAAAACCATGGACTTccccctgcagctgctggtcGGGTCCTGCCTGGCCCTGCTCATCATGTTCACTCTCTGTGGTAACATCATTGTGTGCTTGGCCGTCACTCTGGACCGCCGGCTCCGCAGCCTGACCAACTGCATCATCGTCTCGTTGGCCATCACCGacctgctgctggccctgctggtgctgcccttCTCTGCCTTCTATGAGCTCACCAGCGAGTGGCCCTTCGGCAGCACACTGTGCAACATCTACCTCAGCCTGGATGTCATGCTGTGCACGGCCTCCATCCTCAACCTCTTCATTATCAGCCTGGATCGCTACTTCGCCGTCACCACCCCGCTGCGCTACCAGCAGCTGGTCACTCCATCCCGCGTGGCCGTGGGCTTGGTTGTTATTTGGACAGTTTCATTGATGgtctccttcctccccatccaCCTGGGATGGAATACCAATGGGACAACGGTCCAGAACACAACACCCAACTGCACCAGGGAGTGCAAGCTGGAAGTGAACTCTGTGTACGGGCTGGTGGACTCTTTGCTCACCTTCTACATCCCTCTGGTCATCATGTGCATCACTTACTACCGAATATTCAAGATAGCGAGGGAACAGGCCAAGAGGATAAACCACAcgtggtgctgcagcagcaacagcccCATGCCACCCATGGTGAAGGAGCACAAAGCCACTGTGACGCTGGCAGTGGTGATGGGAGCCTTCATTGTCTGCTGGTTCCCCTATTTCACAGTGTTCACATACCGAGGGGTGTGGGGGGACAGCAGTGTGAAAGGCACACCCATGTCCATCGTACTCTGGCTGGGCTACGCCAACTCAGCACTGAACCCCATCCTCTATGGGACGTTCAACAGAGATTTTCGGGTGGCATACCAGCACTTGTTGCACTGCTGGAGGACAGGGGACCCCAATTGCTCCCTACAGAAGAGTCAGCCCCGGGGCAGGAGCTGCGGGGAAAGCCTGGATGGGCAGGAGGGGAAATGCCTGAAGCTGGAGATGAGGAACGGGAAGGGCTCCTTGCTGGCAGATGGAGCCCTGCAGAG TGACAGAGCTTTCCCATGA
- the HRH2 gene encoding histamine H2 receptor isoform X1, whose protein sequence is MMDPCSNLTNPSKTMDFPLQLLVGSCLALLIMFTLCGNIIVCLAVTLDRRLRSLTNCIIVSLAITDLLLALLVLPFSAFYELTSEWPFGSTLCNIYLSLDVMLCTASILNLFIISLDRYFAVTTPLRYQQLVTPSRVAVGLVVIWTVSLMVSFLPIHLGWNTNGTTVQNTTPNCTRECKLEVNSVYGLVDSLLTFYIPLVIMCITYYRIFKIAREQAKRINHTWCCSSNSPMPPMVKEHKATVTLAVVMGAFIVCWFPYFTVFTYRGVWGDSSVKGTPMSIVLWLGYANSALNPILYGTFNRDFRVAYQHLLHCWRTGDPNCSLQKSQPRGRSCGESLDGQEGKCLKLEMRNGKGSLLADGALQSRRNKCFLSGFVPK, encoded by the exons ATGATGGATCCATGTAGCAACCTCACAAACCCTTCAAAAACCATGGACTTccccctgcagctgctggtcGGGTCCTGCCTGGCCCTGCTCATCATGTTCACTCTCTGTGGTAACATCATTGTGTGCTTGGCCGTCACTCTGGACCGCCGGCTCCGCAGCCTGACCAACTGCATCATCGTCTCGTTGGCCATCACCGacctgctgctggccctgctggtgctgcccttCTCTGCCTTCTATGAGCTCACCAGCGAGTGGCCCTTCGGCAGCACACTGTGCAACATCTACCTCAGCCTGGATGTCATGCTGTGCACGGCCTCCATCCTCAACCTCTTCATTATCAGCCTGGATCGCTACTTCGCCGTCACCACCCCGCTGCGCTACCAGCAGCTGGTCACTCCATCCCGCGTGGCCGTGGGCTTGGTTGTTATTTGGACAGTTTCATTGATGgtctccttcctccccatccaCCTGGGATGGAATACCAATGGGACAACGGTCCAGAACACAACACCCAACTGCACCAGGGAGTGCAAGCTGGAAGTGAACTCTGTGTACGGGCTGGTGGACTCTTTGCTCACCTTCTACATCCCTCTGGTCATCATGTGCATCACTTACTACCGAATATTCAAGATAGCGAGGGAACAGGCCAAGAGGATAAACCACAcgtggtgctgcagcagcaacagcccCATGCCACCCATGGTGAAGGAGCACAAAGCCACTGTGACGCTGGCAGTGGTGATGGGAGCCTTCATTGTCTGCTGGTTCCCCTATTTCACAGTGTTCACATACCGAGGGGTGTGGGGGGACAGCAGTGTGAAAGGCACACCCATGTCCATCGTACTCTGGCTGGGCTACGCCAACTCAGCACTGAACCCCATCCTCTATGGGACGTTCAACAGAGATTTTCGGGTGGCATACCAGCACTTGTTGCACTGCTGGAGGACAGGGGACCCCAATTGCTCCCTACAGAAGAGTCAGCCCCGGGGCAGGAGCTGCGGGGAAAGCCTGGATGGGCAGGAGGGGAAATGCCTGAAGCTGGAGATGAGGAACGGGAAGGGCTCCTTGCTGGCAGATGGAGCCCTGCAGAG caggagaaataaatgtttcctctCTGGATTTGTGCCCAAATGA
- the LOC107320453 gene encoding pancreatic secretory trypsin inhibitor-like translates to MKTNAVFLLLFLATCFTQGSAEPDGAGDQGTEAACGNYDIRKGCTKNFDPICGTDNVLYGNECLLCVQNMQRHTNVRIKNRGKCQEPSPRSSSA, encoded by the exons atgaaaacaaatgctgttttcctgctcctcttcctAGCAACCTGCTTCACCCAAG gGAGTGCTGAGCCTGACGGCGCTGGTGACCAAGGAACAGAG GCAGCATGTGGCAATTATGACATAAGGAAAGGTTGTACAAAGAACTTTGACCCCATCTGTGGCACAGACAACGTCCTGTATGGCAACGAGTGCTTGCTGTGCGTTCAGAACAT GCAAAGACACACGAACGTGCGCATAAAGAACAGGGGGAAGTGCCAAGAGCCCTCTCCACGCTCCAGCTCTGCTTGA